The Trueperaceae bacterium genomic sequence AGTTCTCGGGGCTGATGGGCGGCGTCGTCGTCATCGACACGCTCTTCTCGATCCCCGGCTTCGGGCGCCTCATCTACAGCGCGTTCCTGCGGTCCGACTTCGTGATGATGCAGAGCCTCATGGTCCTGTTCTCGGTGGTCGTGATCGTGGTCAACCTGCTCACCGACATCTCCTACAGCCTCGTCGACCCGAGGATCAGGTACTCGTGACCTGGCGCCGGGCGATACGGCAGTTCGTCAGGCGGCCGCTGGCGCTGGCCGGCCTGGTCATCGTGGCGGGGGTCCTGCTCGTGGCGCTGCTCGCGCCGTGGCTGGCGCCGCACGACCCCACCAAGCCCGACTTCATGGCGATCCTCCAGGCGCCCGACGGCAAGTACCTGCTCGGCACCGACGAGGTGGGCCGTGACCTGCTGTCGCGGCTGATCTACGGCGCCAGGGCCTCGATCCGCGCCGGCCTGATCGCGGTGGCCATCGCGATCGCCATCGGCGTGCCGATCGGCCTCCTGTCCGGCTACCTGCGCGGCTGGGTCGACCAGCTGGTGTTCATGCGCCTCACCGACGCGATGATCGCCTTCCCCACGATCGTCCTGGCGCTGGCCCTGGCCGCGGCGCTGGGCGGCAACCTCACCACGGCGATGCTGGCCATCGGCATCGGCAGCGCGCCGGCGTTCATCCGCCTGGCGCGGGCCCAGGCGATGTCGCTGCGCGAGCAGGAGTTCGTGGAGGCCGCCAGGGCGCTGGGCAACAGGCCCCTGCTCGTCATGCTGCGGCACGTCTTCCCGAACATGATCGGGCCGCTCTTGGTGCAGACCTCTTTGGCGATCGCGGCGGCCATTCTGGCCGAGACCGCGCTGTCGTTCCTGGGGCTGGGCGTGCAGCCGCCTACGCCTTCTTGGGGAAGTACCTTGCGGATCGGTACCGGGTACATGCAACAGGCGCCTTGGTTGTCGCTTTATCCCGGGTTGTCGATATTCGTGACCGTGCTTGGGATCAACTTGCTTGGGGATGGGTTGAGGGATGTTCTGGATCCTCGGGGGAGGGGTTAGCGGGCGTCACTGAAGCGGATCCCACGTGGCGTCGGTTCTACGCGGGCGATCTCGCCTACCAGCTGCCCGGAACCGGTGTCGACGAAGAACGCGTACCGCCGGGGAGGGGTCAGCAGCCGGCGCGGCACCTCGGCCAGTACGGCTACGAGATCGTCTCGCTTCGTCGGCCGGGTCCAGACCCTCTTAGGACGGACTCCGATCGCCGAGAGCACCCCGGTGGCGGCCGCCATCATGGAGGCGTCCGTGGATTCTGGGCCTCCGAAGGCTTCCGCCACGGCAACGAGTGGACCTGCGAACTCCCCGACCAGGTCTTCCTGTTCGATGAGCAGGTTCGAAGCTGAGCACCTTCCCAGGGCCGAGCTGAGCAACAGGTCTCCCGTGAAGTCGCTTGTCGCGACATGTTGCGCATGGGCCAACTCGCCACGAGAGGTCTTGGTCGCCACCGAGCGCAGAAGCGGCTGCGAGCACTCGGCGCACTCGACGAGGAGTCGCTTGACCACCCTTCTCCCTGTCACGGTGCAAGTGGCCAAGGCTTCAGGTGCGACCGCCAGCCCGGTCTCCTGACAGGTCTCGAGCTCGTTCTCGAGACCTAGCACGCCGGTTTCCGGGCATCTTCGCAGCAGGCGCCTCAGGTAGAGCTTGTGCGAGATGCCGGACTCCTCGAGTAGGTCCCGCCGCACCCGCTTCCCGGTGGCGGAGCAGCTCGCCGTCTCGTCAGGCAGGACGCGGGTTCCGCTCTCCTCACAGGTGAACAGCTCGGTAGCCAACGCCAGCTCTCCGCTGAGGGCGGAGGGGACCAGCAGTTCGCGGTCGACGACCAACCCGCTGACCACCGAGCGCCCGACCTCGTCCTCCAGCAGGAGGGCGTTGCTGACAGCGCAGCGAACGGTCTCGCTCCGCGCAGCACGACGGGAAGGGTTCTTCTCTGAAGCGACCAGCCAGTCGCTCCGCACCCATTCGCCGCTTACCGCGCTACGTTCCGCCTCGGTTGCGAGCACCACCGTGCCCGAGAACTCGCAGCGCACGAACTCGGACGCGTGTCCCGACATGCCTGATAGGTCTGAAACCTGTCCTTGGTCGCCGCGGAACGTCTTGCCCGATGCCTCGCTCACCTTCAGGTGGTCCTTGTGGGCCCGCGCTCCGGTGAACTCACATGTCCCGACCTCGTCTTCGGCCGCGGTCAACCCGGACACCTCACAGGTGACGGCATGGCGCGGCGAGATCACCCGCGACGAGAAGGCGCTCCTGACCGCCTCCCTGGGAAGCATCACGTCACCGGAGATCTCGCAGACCTGGGCGAACTCCGGCAGCATCAGGGCCCCCGAGACGGAGGACACGGCCATCAGGTGCGGGAGCGCCCGCTCGCCTGAAACGGCACACGGCGCGAGGTCGTGTTGCGGGAACGATCCGCCGCTCAGGTAGCACCGCTCCAGCGGTGGTGAGCGAAGGACCTTATGGGAAGCGCCGTCGATGTCGAGGAGCAGCTTCGACTCAGGGCCGTCCCTGTAGCGGTAGGTCACCTCGACGCTGACTATGGACGCCATCTCGCCGCGGGCCGCGACCAGTTCAGCCGAGACTGAAGGGTCGAAGCGCCTCTCGATCTGCTCCCTCAACGCCGCCGAGCCACCGGCCTTCTCCAGCTCTTCCTGTTTCCGTGCCAGGTAGAACTGCCGGAACGCCATGAGCGACCGGTCCCCCTCTATCGCCGCCAGGACCGCGTCGCGAGCTGGCGCTGGCCAGTGGGACCGGTCCAGTCGACCATCCGCTCGCGAACGCGACACGCCCGCCGGCCTAGAGGAAGCGTCTTCATCGACCCAACCACCAGGCCCACTAGTGACCTCTATCAGGCGCTCCAGGCGGTCCACTGCGACAGAGCTGCTCACGAGGGCCGTCAGCGTGCCTTCGAGGCGCCTCCTCTGACCTAGTACGCGAACGGCCTCGGGCTCTACTTGGGCATCCAGACTTGCCACCCACTCGCGGGCGGTACGAACGACGCCCTCCTCGTCGAGAGGCTGCGATTCGACTGAGTGCAGCCGCTTGCGGCTTAGGCTGCCGACGATGCGCTCGAAGTCCGGCTCCCCTTCCGCGTAGAGACGAGTCGCCCGTCCCCCGAAGACTCCGGGACCCGCCCTGAGGTTCGGGTCGTTCTCGTCGAAGGTGGCGAAGTGCGTACCTCGACCGACCTCCTGGATCAGCAAGCGGCCGTCGCTCTGCTCCTGGACCCGACCTCTATCGCTGTAGTAGGTCACGACGAGGTCGCGCACGGAGAGCCGTGGCACCACGTCCTCGAGCTCCGGAGCGGCTGGTCCCGCGTCGTGTAGAGCGTTCAGGGTCCCGAGTGTCTCTGAGACCAGCGTCTTGCTCTCTTCGTAGAGCTGCTTGGCGCGCTCGATGCTGTCCTCGATCCTTCGGGCGCTCTCGGCAACGTCCTGGCCAGCGAGTGCCCTGAGCACCAGGTCCTGGATCTCCTCCTCAAGGTCATCGTCTTTGCCCGCTACTTCGAGGATGCCCTCGATGTCGCCTATGGCAGCGGAGATCAGCTGGAGCTTCTCCATGAGCCGAGCGACGACCAGCTCTTCGACCGAGCCCTTGACCACGAGGTTCGTCACGGCGACGGTGGCATGCTTCGAGGCCAGGCGCTGGACGCGGCCGATGCGTTGCTCGACCGTCATCGGGTTCCACGGCAGGTCGTAGTTGACCACGACGTTACCTGCCTGCAGGTTCACCCCTTCCGCGCCAGAGTCGGTGCTCACGATGACGTTCACCTCGGGAGGATCGGCTTGGTAGCGCCGTACGTCCTGATCCTGGGTCCGCCCGTGTCCCCCACCGATGTACCCGACGCTCGCCCCGATCGCTGCCAGGGCCTCGCCGATGGCCTTCTGTGTAGCGATGCGGCGCGTGAACACGACCATGCGCCAGTCCCGAGGGCGCTCGGACATCAGCCGCCGCGCCATCGCCAGCAACTGAGGCTCCTTGCAACCGAGGGGGGAAGACTCCGCGAGCCGGCGCACCTCGGCGACCACCGACGGCGAAACCCTGCCCGCCTCCCCGAGCGTCCTGATCTGGTCTGCGAAGGCGGCCGGACTGCTCATCAGGGCTTCGGCCAGGCTTATCTGCTGGAGGCGACGTAGGTTGGGCAGGTGCTCGCGGACTAGAGCCTCAAGCCTGCGCTCGATGTCACCGGGTTCGCACCTCGTGGGGCTGACCAGACGCTCAGGGAAGCTCAGGCCGGA encodes the following:
- a CDS encoding ABC transporter permease, producing MTWRRAIRQFVRRPLALAGLVIVAGVLLVALLAPWLAPHDPTKPDFMAILQAPDGKYLLGTDEVGRDLLSRLIYGARASIRAGLIAVAIAIAIGVPIGLLSGYLRGWVDQLVFMRLTDAMIAFPTIVLALALAAALGGNLTTAMLAIGIGSAPAFIRLARAQAMSLREQEFVEAARALGNRPLLVMLRHVFPNMIGPLLVQTSLAIAAAILAETALSFLGLGVQPPTPSWGSTLRIGTGYMQQAPWLSLYPGLSIFVTVLGINLLGDGLRDVLDPRGRG
- a CDS encoding SNF2-related protein — its product is MQLDLNIPILEPAGSERLSEAALAAIEYTLAGSITIRDRSDIRSVKHWSERLEPFEHQVRNLITFCRRAPVALIADDVGMGKTISAGLIISELMVRKKVKRVLILAPKILLPQWCDELESKFGIDAVYATGAQLSRFARSRTSVVVTTYASALNRMEELTNSGFDMLVLDEAHKVRNLYGTARPPRIAIALKLALAGSAFRYTLLLTATPIHNRLWDIYSLIDLLADGRNHRNPLGDPEEFAARYLADGRNVARRINSGRVPEFRRIVGEYMVRTTRLESGLSFPERLVSPTRCEPGDIERRLEALVREHLPNLRRLQQISLAEALMSSPAAFADQIRTLGEAGRVSPSVVAEVRRLAESSPLGCKEPQLLAMARRLMSERPRDWRMVVFTRRIATQKAIGEALAAIGASVGYIGGGHGRTQDQDVRRYQADPPEVNVIVSTDSGAEGVNLQAGNVVVNYDLPWNPMTVEQRIGRVQRLASKHATVAVTNLVVKGSVEELVVARLMEKLQLISAAIGDIEGILEVAGKDDDLEEEIQDLVLRALAGQDVAESARRIEDSIERAKQLYEESKTLVSETLGTLNALHDAGPAAPELEDVVPRLSVRDLVVTYYSDRGRVQEQSDGRLLIQEVGRGTHFATFDENDPNLRAGPGVFGGRATRLYAEGEPDFERIVGSLSRKRLHSVESQPLDEEGVVRTAREWVASLDAQVEPEAVRVLGQRRRLEGTLTALVSSSVAVDRLERLIEVTSGPGGWVDEDASSRPAGVSRSRADGRLDRSHWPAPARDAVLAAIEGDRSLMAFRQFYLARKQEELEKAGGSAALREQIERRFDPSVSAELVAARGEMASIVSVEVTYRYRDGPESKLLLDIDGASHKVLRSPPLERCYLSGGSFPQHDLAPCAVSGERALPHLMAVSSVSGALMLPEFAQVCEISGDVMLPREAVRSAFSSRVISPRHAVTCEVSGLTAAEDEVGTCEFTGARAHKDHLKVSEASGKTFRGDQGQVSDLSGMSGHASEFVRCEFSGTVVLATEAERSAVSGEWVRSDWLVASEKNPSRRAARSETVRCAVSNALLLEDEVGRSVVSGLVVDRELLVPSALSGELALATELFTCEESGTRVLPDETASCSATGKRVRRDLLEESGISHKLYLRRLLRRCPETGVLGLENELETCQETGLAVAPEALATCTVTGRRVVKRLLVECAECSQPLLRSVATKTSRGELAHAQHVATSDFTGDLLLSSALGRCSASNLLIEQEDLVGEFAGPLVAVAEAFGGPESTDASMMAAATGVLSAIGVRPKRVWTRPTKRDDLVAVLAEVPRRLLTPPRRYAFFVDTGSGQLVGEIARVEPTPRGIRFSDAR